ctattttttttaaatcttcttttgataattgTTTACAATTGGTGCCACAAGTGAAGGTCCAATTTTAGGTTTATTTTGAATCCCTGTAAGGAGAAATTCTCCCCTTGGCAGAGGGCCATCACAAACGCCCATGCTCCACTACAGTCCCTGCTGAGTCCTAGTTGGAACATTTCAAGTTGGACTCAAAATGTCCATAGGCATCGTACTATCCCCCTGCCAAAGGGGAAATTTCAGATATAAGGTCCTGAGAAGAAACACACTGAAGGCAATGGTATGAATCCCATTGATTACAAAGGGGACTGGATCTGACCCAATGTACAAAAATGCCTCCCTCTTACCTACCGGGTACAAAATGCACTGCCCAATGCCCCTAACAATGACCAGCATAAATGGAAAGGACCAAACCAGATTCCTGTTCATGACAGACAGTTGTACTACTGACACAGCTCGGAATCACCTTGACATGTATTCTCATTGCAGCACCAAGTCAGTCAGTGGAATGACACGAGGATTGCAGTTGGCTTGTACAATTTTTAGATGAAAGAAAGCTGAAGAATGCAACAATGTCACACCCTTTCAGGCTGAGATTAGCCCAATAATCCCAAACCCTGAGGAAAAGAGCTCCATCAAAAGGAGGATTTAGCAAGGCAGTCAAGTTTATTTGGTAACTAATTAGGACCTCCTCCATAAAAGGCATCTGAGATCCTTCAGGCAGTCCTACAAACTGTATAAAAGTGCTCACATCTCAGGGCTCTTCTAAACACTTCTCTGCACTTCATCTCCTCAGTGAACACGGTAAGTCCATTTTGACTTCATCTCTTTCTTACCATAGAGATATCCTAATAGCTTCCATTTCCATTGAAGACTGAATCTTGCATATACTCTCAGTGACTTTTATCAGGGATGAGGGTGATTTTCCATAACTATATTGTGCACTTATTCAGTTGCAAGGGCTGGTGGATTCACGATGTTAAGCTAAAGGGGGGATTGTAGAGGCAACATATGGAACTGCGAAATATATTTTCTATTCATTGGAAATTGAATTAGGGCATTTAAATCTTTTAAGTGTCCTTATAAAATCCTTTAGTCATTTCTCTTTTCGGTAGATTAGGAAGAAATGTTCCCAGTTTATTCCATAACAGGGCAATACATTGGTCTTCTACTTTATCCTGAAGAAGCTATTATTCATCACTGTTGCAGACATGGAGAGGACTTCAAAGGGGCCAGTTGGGAGGGAAGGTtagtgggagaggagaagaggcatAGAAAGCGGAAATAGGAACAAATAATAACCATGAACATAGGGACtgcgtctcctcctcctcctctctctcgggGCCCTTGTAGATCCCACCACAATAGTAACTGAGTTTTGAAGCCTTTCTTCCACTGACACTTGTACCTTCTCTTGAATCTgttccctgttgtgtgtttcaggtttatcTCCATCACAGAACGATGTCTTGCTCCAGCCTGTCctatccagaatgcggggtggcccgTCCCAGTCCAGTTTCTGGCAGTTGCAATGAGCCATGCGTTAGGCAGTGCCCTGACTCTGAAGTGGTCATCAGACCATCACCGGTTGTCGTGACCctcccaggaccaattctcagcaCTTTCCCGCAGCAGAGTGGCGTCGGAGCCATAGGAGCACCTGTGGTCGGAGCTGGCTATGGGGGCTCATTTGGTTTGGGGGGACTGTATGGCTCTGGAGGCCATTATGGAGGATTGTATGGTTTAGGGGGATTGGGTGGTTATGGGAGCCATTACGGTTTTGGGGGATTGGGTGGTTATGGGGGATTGTGTGGTTACGGGGGAGGttacggttatgggggattaggtAGATATGGGGGATTGTGTGGTTACGGGGGAGGTTATGGGGGACTGTGTGGTTACGGGGGAGGttacggttatgggggattaggtggttatgggggattatgcGGTTACGGGGGATATGGCCGTAGGTATCGCGGTGGATACTGTGGGCCATGTTAATCCCAACAGGAATATCCATGAAATAAAGTAGAATAGGCCCTACATGTTCTATCCTTTCCACCGATATGTATCATAAGCATCTCACTTTGAATTATGCTACGGCAGATATGTAATGGAGCACCTGCCTAGTCCTCTGCCTCTATTATGCTGTGTTTTATTTCCTACCAACTGGGGTAAAACAAGGAACTTAGAAAGGTTCTGCTCTGTATTGTTTCTTCCTGTAACTTTGTACTGCAAATTTCATTCGCATTAAAAACTATACTGCATCATCATATCAGTCTTATGGTTCTCCTTGTTTCTCCATATTGTCACTTAAAGAATGTACATTTTTCTTTGGTTTCATGGTAAGCATCGGTGTGACTGTttgcaggagaagggcccaggttttcagaaggaaaagaaaattggcCAGCAAATTGCTCGGTTAATGCATGGTTAAGTCTAGACCCGACCCCTTGAATGGCCGAGTATCTTTGGGGACAGGCTGCCTTTGCTTCTAGAGCTCTTTGAAGGTTTGGCTGTTCACTAGAAAGATCTTCTCAACTTTAAGTCCACAAGTAACCTCACTTTTCTATAGAGCTTCCTTTCCCCAGGATTCGGGTTTTTCAGCAGAGATTATGGATAAAGACAAAGACTGGGAAAACTTTGTTGACATGTCCATTTGATATGGGTGCTTTATCTGGAGGCATTTGGCCAAACCAATCCCCATTTCCATGCCTAGCACTACTCTATGGGCTAAGGATGAATCCCTCCCCTTTGAGATACTCGAGGATGATAGCAATTTAAAGCTGCAGCATTGAAGTCCTGAATGGCTGAGGAAGAAACCTTAACTCTGAGCAGTTAGCCTTTCACTGGCAATTCATAAGCTTCATTGAGAACAAATGCCCTAATATTGCCAGTCTTCCTCTTTGGTCAAATAATACGGAAGCCTTTCATGATATGCAAAGATAACGAattgaggagaaattaaaaccaGAAGACCAATAGTATAATGTATTATATATTTGAATTTGAAATAAAGGAgagttgaaattttcaaaagaaaggaaaagaaaagaaaagaaaacaaaagaaaaggctATATATCCATGGTTTCACGAAGGCCATATCCTATCACCAGCTCCAAAGTAATGTATTTCTCAAATTGTCTTCTTTATTACAGCTGTAGAGTTTGACAAACAAGTCCGGTGTGCCACCATTTTAAATTACTTGTTTCCCCTCGGTCAGTCTCAACTAAGGCAAAACACAATTGAGGTCATGTAGAGACctaaagagagagcgagagtgtAGACCAACATAACTCCATCATCTTCAATTTGAAGGAAGGCACTCTACCCAACCTAGGTTAGAGAAAACCTTGTGTGGAGTGTATCTTTCTGTGCATacactgcacctccacccccaactGTGTGAGTGAAATCAGACTTACCAAGTTCACCAAGACGAATAACGCTAGATAAGTGATCTGAAAAGTTCTAAGTTGCAGGTGCTTTCATATGATTTAGAAAGGACGTGAGATGACCTTTTCTTCTGATGAGGACCTTATTAGCTACGAAACCAATCTTGTTGCATGCATAACAACTTCAATGGATGTAAATGTTTTCCTCATTGTTTGTGATTATTAGTGTAAAGCTATCATTAATGAaattttaatacaaaaattatGAGGCTGTATATCATGGCCTGAGTAGGGAGGGACATGAGAGACCTTGCTGTGACTTTTTTGAGGTGACTCAAGCACTCAGCGTCTAACACAAAGAGAACACCCTCAATATTATCATAATAAAACACTTTGCACTTATAAAAGCGTAATGAGTGTTTTTGCAATGCCTTGAAATTCAAAGTTTACTTTCATTGGTCACTGTGCCTTTTCTGTCCTCTACTCATTGCTGTGTGTTGCAAGCTGTTCCGTTGCAGAAAGATGTCTTGGTCTAGAAACCCGTGACGGGTGGTACCATATGGGGTGACAGGCCCTCAGTCAGCTGCTACACGCTGCAATGAGCCATGGATTAGGCCGTACCAAGACAGCAGAATGTTTATCTACCCACCACTGGCTGCTGTGACTAACTTGGGACCAATTGTCAGCTCTTTTCCTCAGGAGTGAGGAGTTTTAAGATGAAAGAGAGGTCCAGAGTGTATTGTGCATGTCCTACCATATGAATTTAAGAACAAACTAATCGTCATAAACACGGAGGAAAAAATACATCAATTGAAGGGGTTACACAAAGTTTGTTTCATAACTAATTAGACTTACAGAAACAAAGGGCCTGTGTAGTCCTCTAGGCTATCTCCGAAACTGTATAAAACACTATGACTCAGAAGTCTTCAAACCACTTTTTTAACTTATTCTCTTCCATGAATTGGGTAAGTCCTATTCGACTCACTCTCTCTTTAATCTTTGAGATGATGTGTTAGCATGTCAGTGATAGTTTTAATTTAGGATTGAATCTTGCACATTCACTCCATGATTCTTAACAGCGTTAAAGGTTTTGTTTGATTCTTTTTCAATATCTTTTACTCCATTATAAAGTTGCAGAAATTTTTTTCTTCGGTTTAGAAGCTAAGGCTTGAATTTTCAGAGTAAGACATGCATTTGTAACACTagatcttattgatttcagttagaACTTGGGCTTTCAAATCCCATAGGTAGCTCTGAAAATTCTCACCCACAATTTTTAATTGAGGGTTTAGGAAGAAAATCCCTAAGTTTACACCATAAATGACAAATTAATTGTTCTTGTTCCTTGTGAAGCAGTTGGTAAGTGACACTCATTGCAACAGGATATTGGATTTGATGGGCCACACATCTGTTCCAGCATGCCAATTGCTACATTCTAAGGTGCAGAGGTGATTATAGGTGAAACTCCTCATCTCATCTAAATTAGTGtacctccagtgaagtcagtgggaagcgCAGATTTGTATTAGGGGAGGAAGTGAtgtttagtgttttgtttttatattaaaaaagccAAACACTTTCCTTTATCCATCAGCAAGTACTAATGAcatcagggccggttccaggcaccagcccaccaagcatgtgcttgaggcggcgcctggaggggggcggtgcggcggggCACTCGGGcctgagagcggggccgcgactgggctcgccccC
Above is a window of Chrysemys picta bellii isolate R12L10 chromosome 20, ASM1138683v2, whole genome shotgun sequence DNA encoding:
- the LOC101940454 gene encoding claw keratin-like, whose amino-acid sequence is MSCSSLSYPECGVARPSPVSGSCNEPCVRQCPDSEVVIRPSPVVVTLPGPILSTFPQQSGVGAIGAPVVGAGYGGSFGLGGLYGSGGHYGGLYGLGGLGGYGSHYGFGGLGGYGGLCGYGGGYGYGGLGRYGGLCGYGGGYGGLCGYGGGYGYGGLGGYGGLCGYGGYGRRYRGGYCGPC